A single region of the Vicia villosa cultivar HV-30 ecotype Madison, WI linkage group LG4, Vvil1.0, whole genome shotgun sequence genome encodes:
- the LOC131596835 gene encoding probable disease resistance protein RPP1: MLINMNNWRNLDFLSNNLQYLLWQGYPFTSLPSNFEPYYLVELNMPDSSLQRLWEGCKELPNLKSMDLSNSKYLIETPKFFSTPKLERLDFTGCTNLIQIHPSIGHLIKLVFLCLQNCSSLVDLDFGSISRLCSLRVLRLSGCTKLEKTPDFTSASNLEYLDMDECTTLFKVHESIGDLTQLKFLSLRNCTNLVGMRNAFKMMTSLVTLDFCGCLSLTVLPLHCKLK; this comes from the exons ATGCTGATCAATATGAACAATTGGAGGAATTTGGATTTTCTTTCCAACAACTTGCAATATCTTTTGTGGCAAGGATACCCTTTTACTTCTTTGCCGTCAAATTTTGAGCCATATTATCTTGTGGAATTGAATATGCCTGATAGTAGCCTTCAACGACTATGGGAAGGTTGCAAG GAACTACCTAATCTGAAAAGCATGGAtttgagcaactccaagtatcTTATAGAGACTCCAAAGTTTTTTTCGACCCCAAAACTCGAGCGGCTAGATTTTACAGGATGCACAAACTTAATTCAGATCCATCCATCAATTGGACATCTTATAAAACTAgttttcttatgtttgcaaaactGCAGTAGTTTGGTTGACCTTGATTTTGGTAGTATATCAAGATTATGTTCTTTGAGAGTTCTACGCCTTTCTGGATGTACAAAACTTGAAAAGACGCCAGATTTTACCAGCGCATCAAATCTTGAGTACcttgatatggatgaatgtacaACTTTATTCAAAGTTCATGAATCCATTGGGGATTTGACACAGCTTAAATTCTTGAGTTTGAGAAACTGcacaaatctggttggaatgcgCAATGCGTTTAAGATGATGACATCCCTTGTTACTCTAGATTTTTGCGGTTGCTTGAGTCTTACAGTTCTACCCCTGCACTGTAAATTGAAATGA
- the LOC131594603 gene encoding NAC domain-containing protein 21/22-like: MSNISMVEAKLPPGFRFHPRDEELVCDYLMKKVTHSDSLLMIDVDLNKCEPWDIPEAACVGGKEWYFYTQRDRKYATGLRTNRATASGYWKATGKDRSILRKGTLVGMRKTLVFYQGRAPKGRKTEWVMHEFRIEGPHGPPKFSSSKEDWVLCRVFYKNREIATKPSMGSCYDDTGSSSLPALMDSYISFDHQAQFHTDEYEQVPCFSIFSQNQINPFFNHTTNMEPKLPTVNNNNNNPTTTFGGAPYSLDPLSCDRKVLKAVLSQLSKMERNTLDNNNNNSSNQNLKGSSPSFGEGSSESYLSEVAMPHMWNNY, translated from the exons atgagcaACATAAGCATGGTTGAAGCAAAGCTTCCACCAGGGTTCAGATTTCATCCTAGAGATGAAGAACTTGTGTGTGATTACTTGATGAAGAAGGTTACTCATAGTGATTCTCTTCTCATGATTGATGTTGATCTTAACAAGTGTGAACCATGGGATATTCCTG AAGCAGCATGTGTGGGAGGAAAAGAATGGTATTTCTATACACAAAGAGATCGCAAATATGCAACAGGCCTACGCACAAATCGTGCAACTGCATCAGGCTATTGGAAGGCAACTGGAAAAGACAGATCTATCCTTCGCAAGGGCACTCTTGTTGGCATGAGAAAAACATTAGTGTTCTATCAAGGAAGGGCACCAAAGGGAAGAAAAACTGAATGGGTTATGCATGAGTTTCGCATTGAAGGTCCTCATGGCCCTCCCAAATTTTCTTCTTCTAAG GAGGATTGGGTATTGTGTAGAGTCTTTTACAAGAATAGAGAAATTGCTACAAAACCAAGCATGGGTAGTTGCTATGATGACACAGGCTCTTCATCACTTCCAGCATTAATGGATTCATACATAAGTTTTGACCACCAAGCTCAATTCCACACAGATGAATATGAGCAAGTGCCCTGCTTCTCCATTTTCTCTCAAAACCAAATCAATCCATTCTTCAACCATACAACAAACATGGAACCAAAACTACCAACagtcaacaacaataacaacaatccaACAACTACATTTGGAGGAGCACCTTATAGCTTAGACCCTTTGTCTTGTGATAGAAAGGTTTTAAAAGCTGTTTTGAGTCAACTCTCAAAAATGGAAAGAAACACTCttgataacaataataataatagtagtaatcAAAATCTAAAAGGGTCATCACCAAGCTTTGGTGAAGGAAGTTCTGAGAGTTACTTATCTGAAGTGGCTATGCCCCATATGTGGAACAATTATTAA